Below is a window of bacterium DNA.
TCAAGACGATGCCGACGCACTTCGACGCGACCGGGATGAAGGTCGAGCAGTACGAAGCCACGTCGAAGGACGGCACGAAGATCCCCTACTTCATCTTCATGCCGAAGGACTACACGGCCAATGGTGCCAACCCGACGGTGCTCTACGGCTACGGCGGCTTCGAGGTGTCGATGCGCCCCGGCTACTCGGGCACCACCGGCGACGCCTGGGTGGCGCGCGGCGGCGTGTACGTGCTGGCCAACATCCGCGGCGGCGGCGAGTTCGGGCCGCGCTGGCACCAGGCCGCGGTCCAGGAGAACCACCAGAACACCTTCGATGACTTCATCGCCGTGGCGGAGGACCTGATCGCGCGCAAGGTCACCTCGCCCGCGCACCTCGGCATCATGGGCGGCTCCAACGGCGGCCTGCTCGTGGGCGCCACGTTCACGCAGCGGCCCGAGCTGTTCAACGCGGTCGTCTGCCAGGTGCCCCTGCTCGACATGAAGCGCTACAACAAGCTGCTGGCCGGCGCGAGCTGGATGGAGGAGTACGGCAACCCCGACACCGCCGACTGGGACTTCATGCAGAAGTGGTCGCCGTACCAGAACCTGGACAAGTCGAAGACCTACCCGAAGGTGTTCTTCAACACCTCCACCCGCGACGACCGCGTGCACCCGGGCCACGCCCGCAAGATGGTCAAGCGCATGACCGACATGGGCAAGCCCGTCTACTACTACGAGAACACCGAGGGCGGGCACGGCGCCGCCGCGAACCTGAACCAGCGGGCCTACATGTGGGCGCTGACCTATTCCTACCTCTGGAAGATGCTGAAGTAGGCGGCGAAACGCGGTTCGAACGGACAGCGCCCCCCGGCCCCGGCGGTCGGGGGGCGCTTCTTTTCGCCGGCTTCGGGACACGTCCGGCCCATGCGACGCGGGTCGACGCGGGCAAGCGCCCCGTGCTAGACTGCCCGCTCCCTGAAGCGCCCGGTCCCCCCTGCCCCGTGGAGTGCGGTCAATGACCCGTCCCAATCCAGCCGCCCCGGCGCCGGTTTTGCCGCTGCGCCAGATCGGGCTCTATGCGGCAACCTGCATCACCGTGGGCAACATCATCGGCTCGGGCATCTTCCGCAGCCCCCACACGGTAGGCCAGCACCTCGATTCGCTGACGCTGGTCCTGGCGGCCTGGATCCTGGGCGGCGCCCTGTCGCTGTGCGGCTCGCTGGTGCTGGCCGAGCTGGCGGTGGCGCGCCCGAAGACCGGCGGCCTCTACGTCTTCATCCGCGAGGGCTTCGGCGACGCCTTCGGGTTCGTGTTCGGCTGGGCCAACCTGTGGGTGATCAAGCCGACGCTGATCGCCTCGGTCACAAGCGTCTTCGCGCTCTACTTCTGCCAGGCCGCCGGGCTGCCCGGGGCTGCGGCGTTGCCGGTGGGCATCGCCGCCATCCTGCTGCTGACGTTCGTCAACTGGCTGGGCGTGCGCGAGGGCGTGCGCACGCAGACCATCTTCACGACGCTGAAGGTGCTCGGCATCGCGGCGCTGTGCGTGTGCGCGTTCACGCTGCCGCACACCGGCCCCGGCGAGGACGCCCTCCGCGCGGTGGCCGAGGCGGGCCCGAACACGGGCCACCCCTCGCTGCTGCTGGGCCTGGTGCTGGCGATGATCCCGATCCTCTTCGCCTACGACGGCTGGACCGACTCGACGTACGTGGCCGGCGAGATCAAGGACCCGCGCCGCGCGCTGCCGTTCAGCATTCTGGGCGGCACGGTGCTGGTGATCGGCGTCTACGTGCTGACGAACCTCGCCTACTACACAGTGCTGTCGCCGGCCGAGGTCGCCGCCATCGAACCAGTCGGTTCGGAGACGATCGGCCGCATCCTCGGCACCTGGGGCCAGCAGGCGCTGGCGGTGCTCGTGGCCGTGTCCACGTTCGGCACGGCCAACGGCTCCATCCTGACCGGCCCGCGCGTGACGCAGGCGATGGCCGCCGACGGCCTGCTCTGGAAGCCGCTGGCCGCACTCGACCCCAAGCGCGCCACGCCCGCCCTGGCGCTGTGGCTGCAGGCGGGGCTGTCGTGCGTGTGGCTGTGGGCGTCCGGGAGCTTCGAGGATGTCTCGGGCTGGTTCGTGACGACGTCTTGGCTGTTCTACGCGCTGACGACGGCTGCGCTCTTCCGCCAGCGCGCGCGGGAGAAGCGCGAGGGCCGCCGCCTCTCGGACTACCGCACCTGGCTGTACCCGGTCACGCCGGTGCTGTTCATCCTGGTGACGGTGGCGCTGATCGGCAGCGACCTGCACGACCAGGGTTGGCGTGCGGCGGCGGGCGTGTTGATCGCGGCGCTGGGGTGGCCGGTGTACCTGGTGTTCTGGCGGCGGCGCGGCGCCGCGAGGTAGGTTCAGGCGTGCTCACGCCCGGGAAGTGACAGGGAGCAGCCAGTAGTTCAGCGACTTGCCTCTCCGAGGACCCCGGCCTGCAGCGGCCGGGGTCTCCTTCTTGTCCGCAAGCGGATTCACAAGCGTTGTCTGGTGGGACTATGCCCTGCTTGGGGCTAATCCAGGCAATACGGATCGGTCATGCCGATCGGCGGCGAGACGTACGTCATGACGAAACACTGCTCATTCACGGCACTGTCGCCGAAGATCACCGTCGCTCCGGAAGTGTTCTGATAAGTGAAGTCGAGCTTCACTCGATCCCCGGCGCCGAGGGCGACGGGCGCAAAGGATGTGATCCGCGTTTGGCCGAGATCGAAACTCTCGTCCACAATGATGGTATCGGGGAATCCGGTAGTGACCTTCGCATGGGTTCCGTAGCGATTCGAGTACGGCATCACCGCGAAGATGCTGGTGGCCGTTGCGAGCGTACACTCAGCCGTTACGGTGATCGTTTGTGCGGCGGGAATCGACAGAGAAACACTGCCGGCCAGGAATCCCTCGGCTTCCGAATATCCGGCGGCAGCGCCCGCCATGAGCAAATCGATGGTCGCGTGCCCGGCCAGCGAACCCGCCGTGTCATTTACCAGGTGCACAACCAGAACCAGCTGCTCTCCCGGATTCAGCTTGAACCCGACATCATCCGGTAGCGTCAACGCGCCCGTGCCGGTGCCCGCCACGAAGAGAAGGCGCCAATCGCTCTCGAGCGCAGCGGTGCAGGCGGCAGTTCCCGCAGCACCAGGTGTTTCATCGACAGCGAGCCAGACCCTGAAAACTCCAGAACCGAGAGTCGGCGTGAACCTCTTGATCCAGGTCGTGGCTGCCACACCAACTCGTGTGCATTGGTAGGTTTCCGCTCCAGAGCCCACCGAGTAATCTGAACGGATCGATTGCGTCGCGTCCGCGTCATCGGCCGGCCCCGAATCCTTGTCGTTGCCGCCGCAGGAGGCGACTAGAAGTACGATGGCGAAAACCGCCCAGCAGTTGCGCATGTCAAGTCCTCTATGGTTTCGGCGCGCCGATCTCTCACCGACCAGTCCGACCGGATCACAGGCGGGAAGTCGGTGCGCACCGCTGTTACCTTGAGATCACAATCACCCGCCCGATTGTCGCAGTTCCAGCCTCGCCGGTCAATGCGTCCGGATAGAACCTAAGGCCGCTGCTGGACGGGAGCGGCAAGCGCATTCCTGAATTCATGATCGCGCCTGAGTTGGATGCGGCCATTCAAGAAGCCGATCGGCCTTTCCGTCGCCAGGAGGATAGGCATCATAGGGGCATGGCGTCCGCCCGCCTTATCGGAATTGGGCCTTCAGGTCTCCCCAGAAAGTAGAGTCTGTGGGTACCGGCCCGTTCGCGAACGGCTCAAACTGCACCACCGCGTATATCGCCGGGTTGTCATTCCCGTCCACGATCCAGCTGGCGATGGTCGCGGCCGAGTCCGTCCCCAATAGTTGTTGGTCATGTCCAATATCCGGACGGGCGGGGTTGAATACGTCTCGAGCTTCATCGACGCCCCAGCGCCGTGCATGATCTGACACCCGTGCAGTTGCACATCACTCTTGCCAATGATGACCGTGGCAAGACTGCCACCAGAGAAGATATTGTCCCAACCGACGACGGTCGACATGCTTTGAACGCGCTGCGCGGAGCGGAAACGGCGGTCAGGCGCGAGAGCGGGGTGCGCCGATTGACTTTCGGGGCGCCATTGTGGAATACTCGTGGGGTGTCGAGGCGCTATCGCGATGGCTTGGCGGGGGGAATGGTGGTTTCAATTTCCTATTCATCGGGGCCAAGCAGTGGCTGGGCGCATACAAAGACGATTTGGGGTCACCGCCATACAGCGATCCGCGGTTCCGGTTGACCTTCAATCTGATCGGGAATCCTGGCTGGTTAATCGTCAGGCGTGATGGCCGGGCCGTTCCCACCGGCAACAGCGCATGTCACAGAGCAGCGCCCCGCGCGACATCGGATCAGTTGGACCAGTTCAAGAACGCCCTAGATGCGCGGGCGGAGTACGGACCCACTGCCGCTCGGCAGGGTCGATTGACTTGGACGTTCCCGTGAGGCTGGACAATGACGGAGAGGAGGAACGATATGCGCCGCTGCCGCACCCTCATTGTTGCGCTCTTGGCCTGCGCGATGCTGCCCGCAAGTGCGCACCAGGTGGCCGCGTCGTCCGAGCTGGCGCGACGCGCGCTCATCATCGGCGTCAGTGAATACAGTCACGTTCTGTCGCTGGATCACGCCGACTCGGATGCGAGGCATTTCTATCGCATGCTTACCAACCCGGACGTGGGGGGGGTCTACGGCGAGGATGTTCGGTTTCTCTCCACGATGGCACCCGGAGTCGAGTCAGACCTTCCGACGCGTGAAAATATCCTCCGCGCGCTCGACGCGCTGGCTGCCACTCCACAGGTGGGCGGCACGCTGTGGTTCTACTTTTCCGGACACGGAATGGAACTCAACCGCTTCAGCCACATTGCCCCCATGGATGCGGATCCGACCGGCCCGCTAACGGAACAACTGATCTCCATGGCCGACGTGCGCAGCCGCCTCAAGATGGCGTGTCCGGACGGCACCATTGTCATCGCGCTGGACGCCTGTCAGTCCGGATCGCCGCGAAGTGTACGATTCCGGGACATGGCTGGCGAGAGCGAGGAAACCGCGCCCGGCCGCGCCAATGTCATAACGGCGGCGGCCGCAGACGTTAACCAGTCCGCCATGGAGGTCGTGGCGCCGCCCGGCGGCGTGTTCACCAATTTTTTCGTGCGCGCGCTCTGCGGCGATGCGGACGCCAATCAGGATGGGGTCGTGTATGCCTCCGAAGCCAAGGACTATGTCTGTTCCCGCGTGAGCGGCTTCGCGAGGCGCTGGACGGGGGCGGATCAGTCGCCCCAATTCATTCTCCATCAGGGTCACGACGTAGCCCTGACGCGCAGCAGCACGCCGGCGATTGAAAGCCTGGAGACGCTGGGAGACGATCTCGTCGTAGCACCCGGCGCGAAACTCACGCCGGGAGTCGTTCTGGCGATCGAGGGCGACCAGGAGAATCTGGCGATGCGGGCATTTGCCAAAGCGGTGCCCGCCGAGGAGTACAGGCTCGTCGACTCCGGCGCCGCAGCGACGATGTCGGCGGTTAGCACGGCTCTGGGTCCATCGCGCGGACGCACCGCACAGGTGGACATAGGCGCCCGCTACCTGGTTGTGATCAAGGTGTCCACGCCGACGCAGTACTACCGGCAGACGGACAGCTACAAGTGCATTGCGAGCGTTCTGGTGCAGGTATTCGATGAATCGGGTCAACTGATCGGCATCGCGGAACAGGAGGCCACGCGCCCGGCCTTCGATGAACACGAGTCGGTCCGCACCGCCCTGCGCGCGGCCTGCTCGGCTCTGGTGGGGACGCCACAACAGTCGCGATTTCTGGAGGCACTTCGGGGCGGCGAAACCCAATGACAACAACACGCAAAAAGGCAGGCGTCCAGCCGGCTCACCGTGGCGGTGGCTTCTTGGAGCGATCCCATGCCGGAGGTCGCCCACCGCGAGCAGGCAGGCACGCAATTCTCGCCTGTTGGCGATCGTAACGGAGTCGAGATGGATGGGCCCTGCCACAGACCAAACGGACCGGCAGCGCGAAAGCTCCTGCCGGCCAGACAAGGAGACATCGAATGAAGCGCTCAAGGGACGGCATTGGCAGGGCAAGATCCGGATTCTTCCTGGCACGGCTTGCGGGATTGTGGATGCTCCTGTCGGCAGCCGCGCTCCCGGGTTCGGCTCGCGCGCAGGGCAATCAAGTACCCTGTTGGTCCACGGACGACTTGCGCGCGTTGTTGGAGGGGGCCGTCGACGCGGCAGCAGGATGGGGCCAGGCAATGGATCACGTGAGCGAGGTTTACCGCGAGTTAAGCGGGAAACAGGCGTTCGATCGTGCGGACAACATGCTGGTATTCTCGGGCCAACTTGAAACTCTTGTGACCATGCACGCTTCTTTGGTAAGCACAGAACTCCTCTGTGCAGCCATCACGGACCCGCAGATGCGCAGGTGGGCGTTGCTTATGCTTTCGTCGAACTATGAACATATGCAAATGCTGTGCGATAACATGGAAAAGGTGTGTGCAGCCGATACGGACTACGAAGAAAGCCGCCAAATGCAGGGCGAGGTCCTTCAGGTGACCCGTCAGTATGACCAGGCGGTCGTCCTTCCGCGTATCGCCGAACTCAACCGCTTGAAAGTGAACCTTCACGTCGATCCGAATAT
It encodes the following:
- a CDS encoding amino acid permease, with translation MTRPNPAAPAPVLPLRQIGLYAATCITVGNIIGSGIFRSPHTVGQHLDSLTLVLAAWILGGALSLCGSLVLAELAVARPKTGGLYVFIREGFGDAFGFVFGWANLWVIKPTLIASVTSVFALYFCQAAGLPGAAALPVGIAAILLLTFVNWLGVREGVRTQTIFTTLKVLGIAALCVCAFTLPHTGPGEDALRAVAEAGPNTGHPSLLLGLVLAMIPILFAYDGWTDSTYVAGEIKDPRRALPFSILGGTVLVIGVYVLTNLAYYTVLSPAEVAAIEPVGSETIGRILGTWGQQALAVLVAVSTFGTANGSILTGPRVTQAMAADGLLWKPLAALDPKRATPALALWLQAGLSCVWLWASGSFEDVSGWFVTTSWLFYALTTAALFRQRAREKREGRRLSDYRTWLYPVTPVLFILVTVALIGSDLHDQGWRAAAGVLIAALGWPVYLVFWRRRGAAR
- a CDS encoding caspase family protein, which translates into the protein MRRCRTLIVALLACAMLPASAHQVAASSELARRALIIGVSEYSHVLSLDHADSDARHFYRMLTNPDVGGVYGEDVRFLSTMAPGVESDLPTRENILRALDALAATPQVGGTLWFYFSGHGMELNRFSHIAPMDADPTGPLTEQLISMADVRSRLKMACPDGTIVIALDACQSGSPRSVRFRDMAGESEETAPGRANVITAAAADVNQSAMEVVAPPGGVFTNFFVRALCGDADANQDGVVYASEAKDYVCSRVSGFARRWTGADQSPQFILHQGHDVALTRSSTPAIESLETLGDDLVVAPGAKLTPGVVLAIEGDQENLAMRAFAKAVPAEEYRLVDSGAAATMSAVSTALGPSRGRTAQVDIGARYLVVIKVSTPTQYYRQTDSYKCIASVLVQVFDESGQLIGIAEQEATRPAFDEHESVRTALRAACSALVGTPQQSRFLEALRGGETQ